The Clostridioides difficile genome has a segment encoding these proteins:
- a CDS encoding phosphomannomutase/phosphoglucomutase produces MGDIYKLQNGTDIRGIAYKNDSKEVNLTVEEVKKIAKAFHIWLKEKTKKDKVTVAIGTDSRITGSQFRNTVIETLINDNCDVIDCEIATTPAMFMTTIMDGYHSDGSIMITASHLPYYYNGLKFFTENGGLEKVDIKEMLDIAVKNDGVQSEEVDKKGTVVVKDLIEDYSNLLIDKIRVGVNSSKNYEKPFSGLKILVDAGNGAGGFFAEKVLHMLGADTTGSQFLNPDGMFPNHIPNPENKEAMESICKAVLDNKSDLGIIFDTDVDRAAIVGKNGKPINKNALIAVISSIILEEHPNTAIVTDSITSEGLAKFINELGGRHHRFKRGYKNVINEAIRLNSEGEECHLAIETSGHAALKENYFLDDGAYLIAKILIKVAKLSLEGKTIEELIENLEEAKEEKEVRIGINKEDFRPYAEDILKELDSHVNDVDGWSVAPNNFEGIRVNCNEANGDGWFLLRISLHEPLLALNIESNKIGGAEEIYSELKLFLEKYDLKGL; encoded by the coding sequence ATGGGTGACATATACAAACTGCAAAACGGGACAGATATTAGAGGAATAGCATATAAGAATGATTCTAAGGAAGTTAATTTAACTGTAGAAGAAGTAAAAAAAATAGCTAAAGCATTTCATATTTGGTTAAAAGAAAAAACTAAAAAAGATAAAGTGACTGTTGCAATAGGAACTGATTCTAGAATAACAGGGAGTCAATTTAGAAATACTGTCATTGAAACTTTGATTAATGATAATTGTGATGTAATTGATTGTGAGATTGCTACAACACCAGCAATGTTTATGACAACTATCATGGATGGATACCACTCTGATGGGTCAATTATGATTACAGCTAGCCATTTACCTTACTACTATAATGGATTAAAGTTTTTTACAGAAAATGGTGGTCTAGAAAAAGTTGATATAAAAGAAATGTTGGATATAGCTGTTAAAAATGATGGTGTACAGTCTGAAGAAGTAGACAAAAAAGGTACAGTTGTAGTAAAAGATTTAATAGAAGATTATTCTAATTTATTGATAGATAAAATTAGAGTAGGTGTAAATTCAAGTAAAAACTATGAAAAGCCTTTTTCTGGACTTAAAATACTAGTTGATGCAGGAAATGGAGCTGGAGGTTTTTTTGCTGAAAAAGTTTTACACATGCTGGGAGCAGATACAACAGGTAGTCAGTTTTTGAACCCAGACGGTATGTTCCCAAATCATATACCAAACCCTGAAAATAAAGAAGCAATGGAAAGCATCTGTAAAGCCGTATTGGATAATAAGAGTGATTTAGGAATAATATTTGATACAGATGTAGATAGAGCTGCTATTGTAGGTAAAAATGGTAAACCAATAAATAAAAATGCTCTTATAGCTGTTATATCATCAATAATATTAGAAGAACATCCAAATACAGCTATAGTAACTGATTCTATTACTTCAGAAGGTCTTGCTAAATTCATAAACGAATTAGGAGGAAGACACCATAGATTTAAAAGAGGATATAAAAATGTAATAAATGAAGCTATAAGATTAAATAGTGAAGGTGAGGAGTGCCATTTAGCTATAGAGACATCTGGACATGCTGCCTTAAAAGAAAATTATTTTTTAGATGATGGAGCATATTTAATAGCTAAAATCTTAATAAAAGTTGCAAAACTTTCTTTAGAAGGAAAGACTATAGAGGAATTGATAGAAAATCTTGAAGAAGCAAAGGAAGAAAAAGAAGTCAGAATAGGCATCAATAAAGAAGACTTTAGACCATATGCAGAAGATATATTAAAAGAATTAGATTCTCATGTTAATGATGTTGATGGATGGTCTGTTGCACCAAATAACTTTGAGGGTATAAGAGTCAATTGTAATGAAGCAAATGGAGATGGTTGGTTTTTACTTAGAATATCATTACATGAGCCATTACTAGCTTTAAATATTGAATCAAACAAAATTGGTGGAGCAGAAGAAATTTACTCTGAATTAAAACTTTTCTTAGAAAAATATGATTTAAAAGGTCTTTAG
- a CDS encoding GGDEF domain-containing protein, whose amino-acid sequence MFKNKYVERVEEFINAYFVERDVKKCMSFFHKNICWIGTGKFEVGNSIEEVEYLLEEYVKQSPDSFSLEKLWLDSREYSKNLYTVFGEYLVGKKTKKGYNFQVEIRITYLCVECEEEVLISSVHTSVANDLQKIGEYFPITLMEAENNRLEAIINEKTKEIEEQKIMLLEANRKLQQLAITDELTGLLNQRAIMGNIKYMVKDNLKNYAIMIIDIDNFKHVNDNYGHLVGDEVIRVMAYIIKSFNDYYLFAGRYGGDEFIVLTENIEKAIHIESNVHNSLLKYNFKNIDYKITVSIGISEWIDFDSFETFLSEADKKLYKAKKSGKNKTVY is encoded by the coding sequence ATGTTTAAGAACAAATATGTTGAACGTGTTGAGGAGTTTATAAATGCATATTTTGTAGAGAGGGATGTGAAAAAATGTATGTCTTTTTTTCACAAAAATATATGTTGGATTGGTACTGGAAAGTTTGAAGTAGGAAATAGTATTGAAGAAGTAGAGTATTTATTAGAAGAGTATGTAAAACAATCACCAGACAGCTTTAGCTTAGAAAAATTATGGCTAGATAGTAGAGAATATTCAAAAAATTTATATACTGTATTTGGAGAGTATTTAGTTGGTAAGAAAACTAAAAAAGGTTATAATTTTCAAGTAGAAATAAGAATAACATACTTATGTGTTGAATGTGAGGAAGAAGTATTAATAAGTAGTGTTCATACTTCTGTTGCAAATGATTTACAAAAAATAGGAGAGTATTTTCCAATAACTTTAATGGAAGCTGAAAACAATAGATTAGAGGCCATTATTAATGAAAAAACAAAAGAAATAGAAGAACAAAAAATTATGTTATTAGAGGCAAACAGAAAGCTTCAGCAACTAGCTATTACAGATGAATTAACTGGTTTGTTAAATCAAAGAGCCATTATGGGAAATATAAAATATATGGTTAAAGATAATCTTAAAAATTATGCAATAATGATAATTGACATAGATAATTTTAAACATGTAAATGATAATTATGGTCATTTAGTGGGAGATGAGGTTATAAGAGTGATGGCTTATATCATCAAATCATTTAATGATTACTATTTATTTGCTGGTAGATATGGTGGGGACGAATTTATTGTTTTGACAGAAAATATAGAAAAAGCAATTCATATTGAATCTAACGTTCATAATAGTCTACTTAAATATAATTTTAAAAATATTGACTATAAAATAACTGTAAGTATCGGAATTTCTGAATGGATAGACTTTGATTCTTTTGAAACATTTTTAAGTGAAGCAGATAAAAAATTATATAAAGCTAAGAAATCAGGAAAAAATAAGACTGTATATTAG
- a CDS encoding sensor histidine kinase, with protein sequence MVIKLKNLITNDSRAKFILLLLLFLSLSTLFEAIYDLNNNFSNINEFKYLYNEVSIPCFYYFGPPLYLEKTNFKFVSEGIALLSCILAILFLILYKRNKHKKVKILENTISFFSKLKIEFILILILILLALRFYICTNTKIFYNANLIAFNFIILSVFYIIYENIKHGSYNPKDMSITYRLFSDLVSIYNKKTINKKLAITFLISIVIQAVIQYIALVLFMRIYYADAIVIEVLFTLVSVIAHSSIYNFLSTKFNYINNISKNIKNIENGNLKYKLEVIGDDEISDLSKSINNITDGLEAAVDTNIKNERMKTELITNVSHDLKTPLTSILNYVDMLKNNDFDKETINDYINILDKKSQRLKLLIEDIFEASKLSSGDVEFNITKTDIKELLIQSIVELEDKIQNSNLDFIIETPEESVLTMIDGKKTWRVFENLIGNILKYSMPNTRVYIDMFIEDEDIIVTFKNISNDKLNLKPEELIERFRRGDISRNTDGSGLGLSISQNIIELQNATMEIIIDADLFKVTLSFKKIN encoded by the coding sequence TTGGTTATAAAATTGAAAAACTTAATTACTAATGATTCAAGAGCAAAATTTATTTTATTATTGCTATTATTTCTATCGCTTTCTACATTATTTGAAGCAATATACGATTTAAATAATAACTTTTCTAATATCAATGAATTTAAATATTTATACAATGAGGTATCTATACCTTGTTTCTACTACTTTGGGCCTCCTTTGTATTTAGAAAAAACAAATTTTAAATTTGTTTCTGAAGGTATTGCATTATTAAGTTGCATATTGGCTATATTATTTCTTATATTATATAAAAGAAATAAACATAAGAAAGTTAAAATCTTAGAAAATACTATATCTTTCTTTTCTAAATTAAAAATTGAATTCATACTTATATTAATTTTAATACTTTTAGCATTACGATTTTACATATGTACAAATACTAAAATATTCTATAATGCTAATTTAATTGCATTTAATTTTATTATTCTATCTGTGTTTTATATAATATATGAAAACATAAAACATGGTAGCTACAATCCAAAAGATATGTCTATAACATATAGATTATTTTCAGACCTTGTTAGTATATATAATAAAAAAACTATAAATAAGAAACTAGCTATAACCTTTTTAATCTCTATAGTTATACAAGCAGTTATTCAGTACATAGCTTTAGTATTATTTATGCGTATATATTATGCTGATGCAATAGTTATAGAGGTTTTATTTACACTTGTAAGTGTAATTGCTCATTCTTCTATATATAACTTTTTATCTACTAAGTTTAATTACATAAATAATATCTCAAAAAATATAAAAAATATTGAAAATGGCAATCTAAAATATAAGTTAGAAGTAATAGGAGATGACGAGATATCTGATTTATCTAAAAGCATAAATAATATAACAGATGGTCTTGAAGCTGCTGTAGATACTAATATAAAAAATGAAAGAATGAAGACAGAACTTATAACAAATGTATCTCATGACTTAAAAACTCCACTTACATCTATATTAAACTATGTTGATATGTTAAAAAATAATGACTTTGATAAAGAAACTATAAACGACTATATAAATATTTTAGATAAAAAATCACAAAGATTAAAATTATTAATAGAAGATATATTTGAAGCTTCTAAACTTAGTAGTGGTGATGTAGAATTTAATATAACAAAAACTGATATAAAAGAACTATTAATTCAAAGTATAGTAGAACTTGAAGATAAAATTCAAAACAGTAATTTAGATTTTATAATAGAAACACCAGAGGAATCTGTACTTACTATGATAGATGGAAAAAAAACTTGGAGGGTATTTGAAAACCTAATAGGCAATATACTAAAATACTCTATGCCAAATACTAGAGTTTACATAGATATGTTTATAGAAGATGAAGACATAATAGTAACATTTAAAAATATTTCAAATGATAAATTAAATCTAAAACCAGAAGAATTAATAGAAAGATTTAGAAGAGGTGATATATCAAGAAATACAGATGGCTCTGGTCTTGGCTTATCAATTTCTCAAAATATAATTGAATTACAAAATGCAACTATGGAAATAATTATAGATGCTGATTTATTTAAGGTAACCCTTTCTTTTAAAAAAATTAATTAA
- a CDS encoding response regulator transcription factor → MNQNILVVDDDKEIVDAIEFYLRPDNLNVLKAYDGLEALDILIENDIKLIIMDVMMPNLDGLKTTLKIREKKNIPIILLSAKSQDMDKIIGLNMGADDYITKPFNPLELTARVKSQLRRYINLGDFSNTNSSNDTNYILKSGGLELNTDTKIVSLDGEEVKMTPLEYKILALLLSRKGKIFSSHEIYEKVWNEDAYSCERTVAVHIRRIREKIEVNSKEPKYLKVVWGIGYKIEKLNY, encoded by the coding sequence GTGAATCAAAATATATTGGTCGTAGATGACGATAAAGAAATAGTAGATGCTATAGAATTCTATTTAAGACCTGATAATCTTAACGTTTTAAAAGCATATGATGGTTTAGAAGCTTTGGACATATTAATTGAAAATGATATTAAATTAATAATAATGGATGTAATGATGCCTAATTTAGATGGTCTTAAGACTACACTCAAAATAAGAGAAAAAAAGAATATTCCTATAATCCTTCTATCTGCAAAATCACAAGATATGGACAAAATTATAGGTCTTAATATGGGTGCTGATGACTACATAACTAAACCATTTAATCCACTAGAACTTACTGCAAGAGTAAAATCTCAACTTAGAAGATATATAAACTTAGGAGACTTTAGTAATACAAATAGCTCAAACGATACTAATTATATTTTAAAAAGTGGAGGTCTTGAGCTAAATACAGATACAAAAATAGTTTCTTTAGATGGCGAAGAAGTTAAAATGACACCTCTTGAATATAAAATACTTGCTCTCCTCCTATCACGAAAAGGAAAAATATTCTCCTCTCATGAGATTTATGAAAAAGTTTGGAATGAAGATGCTTATAGCTGTGAAAGGACTGTTGCTGTTCATATTAGAAGAATTAGAGAAAAGATTGAAGTAAATTCAAAAGAACCAAAATATTTAAAGGTGGTGTGGGGAATTGGTTATAAAATTGAAAAACTTAATTACTAA
- a CDS encoding PIG-L family deacetylase: MTLKNKKFTINKYGILSIILVLCLILTGFNSYINYSHRKFKDYVVFYVQHQDDEVLWAGSAIVNAVKERGKNHVFVVLVSTGCGISVFDRYKKYETLTDSQKSEYRNREFLASLNNLGVKRENIIILPEKNANGTTNFNSMEEIAITFEKKFKNVTHIAHTYKLDDHLQHIKNGSVIQGLYNSGQIKDAKYFVKPKFADEISFNNKIVYKAHSIEDYEKVKNACEQYKLIDESKCREGIGYKSDHKSFDELLSDKNVPAILHTPNL; this comes from the coding sequence ATGACTCTTAAAAACAAGAAATTTACTATAAATAAGTATGGAATTTTATCTATCATTTTAGTTTTATGCTTGATTTTAACAGGTTTTAATAGCTATATTAATTATAGTCATAGGAAATTTAAAGATTATGTTGTTTTCTATGTTCAACATCAAGATGATGAAGTATTGTGGGCTGGCAGTGCTATTGTAAATGCTGTAAAAGAAAGAGGAAAAAATCATGTATTTGTAGTTTTAGTATCGACTGGATGTGGTATATCTGTTTTTGATAGATATAAAAAATATGAAACTCTTACAGATAGCCAAAAATCAGAATATAGAAATAGAGAATTTTTAGCTTCTCTTAATAATCTAGGAGTAAAAAGAGAAAATATAATAATCTTACCAGAAAAAAATGCAAATGGTACTACTAATTTTAACTCTATGGAAGAAATTGCAATTACTTTTGAAAAAAAATTTAAAAATGTAACCCATATAGCACATACTTACAAGTTAGATGACCATTTACAACATATAAAAAATGGGTCTGTCATTCAAGGTCTGTATAACTCTGGTCAAATCAAAGATGCCAAATACTTTGTAAAACCTAAGTTTGCTGATGAAATAAGTTTTAACAATAAGATAGTTTATAAAGCTCATTCTATTGAGGATTATGAAAAAGTTAAAAATGCTTGTGAGCAATATAAACTTATTGACGAATCAAAATGTAGAGAAGGTATTGGTTATAAATCTGACCACAAGTCTTTTGATGAATTATTAAGTGATAAAAATGTTCCTGCCATACTCCACACACCTAATTTATAA
- a CDS encoding DUF364 domain-containing protein, with protein MNIFDTLRDYMLEQVDKNNLNMDMISIVSKSLTAEEAIGNTKRKDFPIIVGREIMLEADFKGAKGQAFTSTPSMFEGSLKDILSLDLYNNPHDRSLFIASLNAVMRYLNITDRTIHCKNNDPEICAKIFPKFIKNKFDNPKVAIIGYQPAIIDNIKDSFETRVLDLNPEFVGTIQYNVKIEDGIKDYIDVISWADIVICTGSTLCNNSIIDFISLDKPVYYYGTTIAGASKILGLDRLCFCSK; from the coding sequence ATGAATATATTTGATACGTTAAGAGATTATATGTTAGAACAAGTTGATAAGAATAATTTAAATATGGATATGATAAGTATTGTATCTAAATCTCTAACTGCTGAAGAAGCAATAGGAAATACTAAACGTAAAGATTTTCCAATTATAGTTGGTAGGGAGATAATGCTTGAAGCTGATTTTAAAGGAGCTAAAGGACAAGCATTCACTTCTACTCCATCTATGTTTGAAGGTTCTTTAAAGGACATATTGTCATTAGATTTATACAATAATCCTCATGATAGAAGCCTTTTTATAGCATCATTAAATGCTGTTATGAGATATCTAAATATAACAGATAGAACTATTCATTGTAAAAATAATGACCCAGAAATATGTGCAAAAATTTTCCCTAAATTTATAAAAAATAAATTTGATAATCCAAAGGTAGCAATCATAGGATATCAACCAGCTATAATTGATAATATTAAAGATTCTTTTGAAACTAGAGTATTAGATTTAAACCCTGAATTTGTAGGAACTATTCAGTACAATGTTAAAATTGAAGATGGCATAAAAGATTATATAGATGTTATATCTTGGGCTGATATAGTGATTTGTACAGGAAGTACTTTATGTAACAACTCAATTATTGATTTTATATCATTAGATAAACCAGTTTACTATTATGGAACTACAATAGCTGGTGCATCAAAAATTTTAGGTCTTGATAGACTCTGTTTTTGTAGTAAATGA
- a CDS encoding ATP-binding cassette domain-containing protein, producing the protein MLKIKNLSLDLPCFKLRENSLYINNHEYFVLLGSSGSGKTLFLETLAGRYPYAKGDVLYKEKLISNLPPENRNIGFVYQNFELFPNMNVEDNIRFPLKLRKVSMSEQISKVNHLSELMQIDDIKKRYPQNLSGGEKQRVAFARALVAEPDILLLDEPMSSLDYITKKHISKILKEVYLKYKPTVIHVTHDISEAMFFAHKIGIMNNGKINHIFELNEEIKQKGESFFYEYI; encoded by the coding sequence ATGTTAAAAATAAAAAATTTATCCCTTGATTTACCTTGTTTTAAATTGAGAGAAAATAGTTTATATATTAATAATCATGAATATTTTGTTTTATTAGGTTCTAGTGGATCAGGTAAAACTCTATTTCTCGAAACATTAGCAGGAAGATACCCATATGCAAAGGGAGATGTATTATACAAAGAAAAATTAATTTCAAACTTACCTCCAGAAAACAGAAATATAGGATTTGTATATCAAAATTTTGAACTATTTCCAAATATGAATGTTGAGGATAATATAAGATTTCCACTTAAATTGAGAAAAGTATCTATGAGTGAACAAATTTCAAAAGTTAATCACTTGTCTGAACTGATGCAGATAGATGATATAAAGAAGAGATATCCCCAAAATTTAAGTGGAGGTGAAAAACAAAGAGTTGCTTTTGCACGTGCATTAGTAGCTGAGCCAGATATATTACTTTTAGATGAACCTATGAGTTCATTAGACTATATTACAAAAAAACATATAAGTAAAATACTAAAGGAAGTTTACCTCAAGTATAAACCAACAGTAATTCATGTTACTCATGATATCTCTGAAGCAATGTTTTTTGCTCACAAAATAGGAATAATGAACAATGGAAAAATAAATCATATTTTTGAGTTAAATGAAGAGATAAAACAGAAAGGAGAATCTTTTTTCTATGAATATATTTGA
- a CDS encoding ABC transporter permease, producing the protein MLIIKGLSYVPRCLSLVEVQSAIVLSIKTSLLSTILCLLLALPTAYFLHITSFPFKKLLVQIINLPMSLPHLVSGIALLLLFGKMGIGDVVYKLFNLDFVFTKQGIVLAQVFVNLPLTIKILNTALNESNEKMVFVARTLGCNSWEAFKFIILPNLKIGIISATVMTWSRALGEFGAVAMIAGSTRMKTEIIPTSIYLNMSTGDIDIAIGIAVILIFISLTCLTIFEILFNKEVNKS; encoded by the coding sequence ATGTTGATCATTAAAGGATTGAGCTATGTTCCTAGATGTTTAAGCTTGGTAGAAGTACAGTCTGCAATAGTACTTAGTATTAAGACATCTTTACTATCTACTATATTATGTCTTTTATTAGCTCTTCCTACAGCATACTTTTTACATATTACTAGCTTCCCTTTTAAAAAACTACTTGTACAAATAATCAATTTACCTATGTCTCTTCCTCATCTAGTATCAGGAATTGCTCTTTTACTTTTATTTGGAAAAATGGGTATTGGAGATGTTGTTTATAAACTTTTTAATCTTGATTTTGTATTTACAAAACAAGGTATAGTTTTAGCACAGGTATTTGTAAATCTACCACTTACTATTAAAATACTTAACACAGCATTAAATGAGAGTAATGAAAAAATGGTATTTGTAGCACGTACCCTTGGATGTAATAGTTGGGAAGCTTTTAAATTTATAATTCTTCCAAATTTAAAGATTGGAATTATATCTGCAACTGTAATGACTTGGTCAAGAGCACTTGGTGAATTTGGCGCAGTTGCTATGATAGCTGGCTCTACACGAATGAAAACAGAAATTATTCCTACATCAATATATTTAAATATGTCAACAGGTGATATAGATATTGCAATTGGAATAGCTGTAATTTTAATATTTATCTCACTTACATGCCTGACTATCTTTGAAATACTATTTAATAAAGAGGTGAATAAAAGTTAA
- the modA gene encoding molybdate ABC transporter substrate-binding protein, whose protein sequence is MLKKISILTLALLISIGITSCNSKENKVNDKSNAKVTSTNDSKDKEETLFVYSGAGLKKPMEEIAQKFKNENNVKIEYSYAGSAQLIAQVETSHKGDVFIVGSEPIYSKAFEKELVGEHKTVAHHTPAIVVPKGNPANIQKLEDLNKDGVKIIFGDKESNAIGKTTQKILEKNNLKSVNDNVISTAATVNEMILQLIASKADATIATKDSVFGNDDVEVIEISSDKNIDQIISAGTVSYSGKKDLANKFIDYIASDEGKQIFKKYGFEPVK, encoded by the coding sequence ATGTTAAAAAAGATTTCTATATTAACTTTAGCTCTACTTATTTCAATAGGTATTACTTCATGTAATTCTAAAGAAAATAAAGTAAATGATAAATCTAATGCTAAAGTTACATCGACTAATGACTCAAAAGATAAAGAAGAAACTCTTTTTGTCTATTCAGGGGCAGGTTTAAAAAAACCAATGGAAGAAATAGCTCAAAAATTTAAAAATGAAAACAATGTGAAAATCGAATACAGTTATGCTGGTTCTGCACAATTAATAGCTCAAGTAGAAACAAGTCATAAAGGAGATGTATTTATTGTTGGTTCTGAACCAATTTACTCAAAAGCATTTGAAAAAGAGCTTGTAGGTGAACATAAAACCGTAGCACATCATACACCTGCAATAGTTGTACCTAAAGGCAATCCAGCTAATATTCAAAAACTAGAAGACTTAAATAAAGATGGTGTTAAGATTATCTTTGGTGACAAGGAATCTAATGCTATAGGTAAAACTACTCAAAAAATACTTGAAAAGAATAACTTAAAATCGGTAAATGATAATGTTATTTCTACTGCTGCAACTGTCAATGAAATGATTTTACAGTTAATTGCAAGTAAAGCAGACGCCACAATAGCTACAAAAGACTCTGTTTTTGGTAATGATGATGTAGAAGTTATAGAAATTTCTTCAGATAAAAATATAGACCAAATTATTTCAGCAGGAACTGTAAGTTACAGTGGTAAAAAAGATTTAGCTAATAAATTTATAGATTATATAGCATCAGATGAGGGTAAACAGATATTTAAAAAATATGGTTTTGAACCAGTTAAGTAG
- a CDS encoding DUF3794 domain-containing protein has translation MECNKKTCECDFNIKSIGICDVTKLNMDGSKRETLNWTEISVPEILPIPILKPDIEDIDQVYANAVINSTKLIETPFAYKSYNLYVSLDILNEIQTILNTFLAVNIQTTIDTIIDGINDIISAIQAAIPLIPGLGAIVNPLLTELQGLLNLIQPTVDSLLTAVNGLLAAIQIGTAQVVCTALNLVISITTTLINLLESVQDLINDILAAIGTLGGPLVAALIATLQTIINTILTPAFNLLIGATGALTVLLQGLSGIIIDCNTTMAFEIIPNAEGTCLTGRKIIVEGLLKQKIVYTALVDEQSVHSAHYEIPFLAYIIPYAKFEGLTYEEGIVVSAPGEPVVTINGYRYNPALGINVDLCEDFVVSACIEDIYVNALDKRTIFKNITLFLKAKLESICN, from the coding sequence ATGGAATGCAATAAAAAAACTTGTGAATGTGATTTTAATATTAAAAGTATAGGTATATGTGATGTAACAAAATTAAATATGGATGGAAGCAAAAGAGAGACTTTAAACTGGACAGAAATTTCAGTTCCTGAAATACTTCCTATTCCAATATTAAAACCTGATATAGAGGATATAGATCAAGTTTATGCAAATGCAGTAATCAACTCTACAAAACTTATAGAAACTCCATTTGCATATAAATCATATAATTTATATGTTAGTTTAGATATATTAAATGAAATACAAACAATATTGAATACTTTTTTAGCAGTAAATATACAAACAACAATTGATACAATTATTGATGGAATAAATGATATAATTTCAGCAATTCAAGCAGCAATACCTTTAATTCCTGGTTTAGGGGCAATTGTCAATCCTTTATTAACTGAATTACAAGGATTACTAAATTTAATTCAACCAACAGTAGATTCTCTTTTAACAGCTGTTAATGGATTATTAGCTGCAATTCAAATTGGAACAGCACAAGTAGTATGTACAGCTCTTAATTTAGTAATAAGTATAACAACTACTTTAATTAACTTACTAGAATCTGTACAAGACCTTATCAATGATATACTTGCTGCAATTGGTACACTTGGAGGACCATTAGTAGCAGCATTGATAGCAACTTTACAAACAATAATTAATACTATTCTTACACCTGCATTTAATTTATTAATTGGAGCAACAGGGGCATTAACTGTACTACTTCAAGGTCTAAGTGGAATAATAATTGATTGTAATACTACTATGGCATTTGAAATAATACCAAATGCTGAAGGAACATGCTTAACTGGAAGAAAAATAATAGTAGAAGGTTTATTAAAGCAAAAGATTGTATATACAGCACTAGTAGATGAACAATCTGTTCATTCTGCACATTATGAAATACCTTTCTTAGCATATATAATTCCTTATGCTAAATTTGAAGGCTTAACTTATGAAGAAGGAATAGTAGTTTCAGCTCCTGGAGAACCTGTAGTTACTATAAATGGATACAGATATAACCCTGCTTTAGGTATAAATGTTGACTTATGTGAAGATTTTGTTGTAAGTGCATGTATAGAAGATATATATGTAAATGCACTTGATAAAAGAACAATATTCAAAAATATAACATTATTCTTAAAAGCAAAATTAGAATCAATATGTAATTAA